TCCGCGAATGCTTTCTATCTAgacctcctcctcctcctcctctacAACGCGAGCCTTGACAATCTTGATGTCCTCGATAGGCCTGTCCTCAGACCCAGTCTTGACCATGCCCATCCTCTTCACAGTACTCATGCCGGATTTGACCCTTCCAAAGATAGTGTGTTTGCCATCAAGCCAAGGCGTAGGCGCAAGCGTGATAAAAAACTGCGATCCGTTTGTGTTGGGGCCTGCGTTGGCCATGCTCAAGATACCAGCGCCTGTGTGCTTGAGACCCGGATCGATCTCGTCCTCGAACTTCTCGCCGTAGATAGAGCTTCCGCCGCGACCCGTTCCTGTTGGGTCGCCGCCCTGGATCATGAAATTGGGGATGATGCGGTggaagatggtgttgtcgtAGTAGCCGCGACGGACAAGGGTGGTGAAGTTATTGCAGGTCTTAGGGGCGTGGGTGGTGTAGAGCTCAAGGGTGAGCGAGCCCTGTAACTTGTCAGTAGTTGTAGTCAAAGCCGAGACTTTGTGACGTACCATTGTGGTCTCGAGTGATATGTTCGTTGTCATGATTGCGATGCTGTGTTGGGTGTGGTGTAAGTTGTTTATGATGGAGGGGAAATTTATCTGCCAAACCCATCCGTAGACACAACCAGCTTTAGTCTACGAACATGGAGCAGTGAGGTCACTGGCGGCTGGGCTATATGATTAAGGCAAACATTTCACATGGGATATCATAGTATCACTACTGCCAAGGTAACTAacttgtttttctttttcctgCTGTCAACGTTTATTGTGCTTTTCCTACCAAAGTACCTTAAGGTCGGCATGTCTATCTCTATTCGACATGATGGTGGGTTTGGCGCAGGTTGCGCCTTGAGTTCCTGGCGTTTTTAGCACTGCGAGCTGCATGATTGGTCACTTGGGTCCCAAACAACTCTGTAGCAAAACGCAGGCCACTACATTTCAGCCCCATAACCTTCTGTTTCCATTCAGCTCAGTGAGCTTTTACACTTTCATCAGACGTCATTCAACAAAGATACTGCATGTCAGGactttgttctttttctgTGCTTTGTCGACCTTTCATGCAGGAAAACAatcattcttttcttttaaaCTATACTGCAATTTTGCTACAGAAACAACGGGGTCAACGTGCTGAAAAATTGTCACGAAATGTCATGACTGTGACCCTTAACTCTCACTTTACACAACTTGTCCAGGCTTAGAACACGTTGCTTTccctccatcaccaacattaGCAACGTCTTCCAGTCAAACCATGGCAGAAAACGCTACAGATCCAGCCGCCCTGGAGGGCTCTTTCGATGCTCTAAATTCTACCCTCGCCAATGGGCAAAATTGGCTCTCATCTTTTGCACATATTAAAGATCTGAGTTTTGTTATGCTTGAAGTCAGGCTCGTCCTCAGCGCTATTGGCATCATCTATCTCGGTGCCCACGCTGCTCTTCGGCGACCCCCATCTGCGCAACCTgcgaagaaaaagaagcctGGTTCCaaagatgacgacgaggagcGTTTTGCCCAGGGACTAGAGCCCTCCGATGCCATTATTTTCCCGCTTATGGCTGGTGCCGTCCTTATCGGCCTGTACTACCTGATTCAGTGGCTTAAGGACCCTGATATTCTGAACAAAATTCTGCGCTGGTACATGTCTACCATGTCGGTTGCTAGTCTTGTATCAATCTATTCTCATGGTATTGAGGTGGTGACCAGCCTGGCGTTTCCACGATACTGGCGCGGCCGTGACGGGCGACTAAGGGAAGCGGATCAAAAGACAAGATCAGTACAAGTCTGCGATGATGCGGGAAACCCTGACGCAGCCATCCCTAAAACGCAAAACCCCTTTCCTGGACCATTTGCTTGTTTGGCGTTCTCGGAGAAGATCCGCAAGTCTGGCTGGGAGCTTCGAGGCCTCCTTAAGCGGCATTGggccatcaagctcttcatccATGGAATGGGCAAAGAGGAAGGTCGAATCAAGTTTGCTCATGTAGTGTCCTTGGTTATGGCACTAGCCACGGCGCTCATTTATTCATCAACTACCTCCCCCTTGTTGAGTAATATGCTTGGTTACGCCATGTGCTATGGCTCCATTCAACTCATCTCGCCCACAGATTTCTTGACTAGTACTCTGATCCTGGTTGGTCTGTTCTTTTACGATATCATAATGGTATTTTACACGTGAGTTATAGggctgatcttgagattGACTCCAAAGCTAAGCATTTTCAGCCCCTATATGGTTACAGTAGCAACCAAGCTGGACGTCCCAATCAAGCTCACTTTCGAGGCTGCAGAGCGTAAGAGTATCCTCGGACTGGGTGATATTGTCATTCCAGGCATGGTCATGGCCCTAGCCCTTCGGTTTGACCTCTGGCTCCATTATGATCAAAAGATCAAGTATGAGAGCACTGACCTGAAGCTCATTGAGAAGGACCCGACATCAGGCGCTCTCATCACACGGAGCGAGACTAAACACAAGGAGGTTAAGGCCAAGTACGTCAACGTCAAAGGAAAATGGGGAGATAGCCTTTGGACGCGTGGGACATTCTTTATCTTTGGGTCGCAGCAGCTGCCCCCTGACTTGGCGGCTGCACACTTTCGCAAGACTTACTTTCATGCCTCCGTCATTGGGTATCTTCTCGGCATGCTGGTTACCTTGGCTATGCTCTTGATTTTCAAGCGTGGCCAGCCTGCATTGTTGTATCTCGTTCCTGGCGTTCTGGGATCTCTCTGGCTGACAGGACTGGTGCGTGGACAAATTAAGCAGATGTGGAAATACACCGAAGATGGAAGCCTAGACAAGATTGATGTGGTTGTGGACTTGGATGGCGAGGGCAACGCGATCAAGACCCTCGGCAAACTAGAAGACGGCGTCGTGGATACAACTAAAAAGGACGAAAAGAAGGACGGAGAGGACAAACCCAAGGATAAAGAAGATGGAAAAGCAAAGGAAGGGGACAAGAGCGAAAGCAAGGAAGAACGTCATGTATTCTTACTCTCGGTTGATGCTGAGCCAGAGACAGAATAAGCGGAGGTTTCATGGCCGTAGTTTTGATGACGGGGTCTGCGTACAGTAGCAATGCCTCAGCGGAGGTCCATGAATATTAAACACATGAGAGTCATAGAGTAGACATGAACGGTTCAAAGCTTAGTCTATGAGGCTGGCTCTGTGTCTATATACGTCAAGTAACTTGTCCCGCATAAGCAACTGTCGCTTCTAGGCCAACCGAGAGAAGGGCTTTTTATCATTATCATTAACATTAATATTAAATCTGGACTGCTTCagaataaaataagaatCATTATCTCAGTGTCTCCGTATCCATCCACATCATACGCGTACCCTGTATCTCTTCAATAATAACATAATTTCGAGTCTGTATTAGTAGACATCGGCCACCACCAACGTCCTTAATCCCCTGCACCGCGTAAAGGTTCAGACTCTTCGCAGGGGTCGTTCCATCCACTCAGATCCAACGTAGCAatgctttgctttgctttggaCTGGGCTTCCTTTGGGGTTTTGTTGTGCCCAACACTCGGCGTTAAGATGGGCGGGGTGAATAGTGAAAAGTCGAGCGTGCTGCATGCCGAGAGTACATCCGATGTTTCCTTGACTGAAGCTTTTGAATAGTCTCTATGGTTTCGTGTGGTGACAAGAACTGGCTTTGGCAGATACACTGGTTGGCGCAACACAGCTCGTTTGGCTCGAGCCAGAAAATGGTAAAGTAGAAAATACTGCTGtgctgagaagaaaaaagactCAGCTGGAGCAGAGaaagaagtaatataagataagaatGGAAGTCTCCTCTCGGACATAATGAGCCCGTTGTGGTTTAATGGCTGATCATGGTTGTGGTTGTCAAGGAGAGAAAAAAGTGCAGGATGCCCGTACAAGACTCGACTGCATAATTAGGtctcaagaatgaagaaAGGGATGAGAACCTGTAGAGCACATTCAAAGTTCTCCTCATGGCCTCTTATTATACTTCATGTTCGTTGCTGTATGATAATGTTCGTTCGGCCGGCCCGTAATCAAGACCCCACCTCCGACAGGCCCGGTTTCGTCTTTTCGGCTTCCGAGTCTCACCTGTCTTGTCACAGTCTCGTCTCAACTCCATCACCTACTTCAAATGGTTCTTTCACTGGAAGCCTGAAACGCTAGCTCTCCAGCACTCCAAGGCAACAGTTGTAGCAACGATGAGTAGGACCCAATCCTCACCTACGGTCATCCAATGGGTGATCGACACTCGTCCACTTTGGCCATCCGCTCTCAAGACCAAAGACCTCACATCCGCTGTAAGTGCTCTAGTCATCCACTTTAACCTGATACTCATGTCATACCTTAGGCTTCACGTGCACTCTCACTCCTCACCGAGGAGGAACAATCTTCTGTCCTGAGATACTACCACGTCCGCGATGCCAAGCTCGCTCTCGCTTCGGCTCTTCTTAAGCGCTACGCAATCTCTCGCTTCTGCCACGTCCCCTGGTTCCAGGCCAAGACTACCCGAGACGCTCGAACCAAACCCGTGTTTGTTTTGCCAAGCGGTGATGAGCCGCTGATCTTTAACGTCTCGCATCAGGCCGGTCTCGCGGTTCTTCTGGCCGTTCATGATCCGCCAAAGGGCCTTGCCGTGGGAGTTGATGTTGTCTGTCCATCAGAACGGCGAGATCGAGATCTGAGTAGTTTGGAACAAGATGGGTGGGCTAGTTTCGTCGACATTCATGCCGATGTCTTTGGAGCGGGAGAAGTCTCAGCGCTTAAGAGCATGAACCCTGTTCCTGCCGTTCAAGAACGAGATCGTGCATTGCGCTACTTTTATGCACTATGGTGTCTCCGTGAAGCCTATGTCAAGATGACAGGGGATGCTCTTCTGGCAAGCTGGTTGAAGGACCTCGAGATGCACAACTTTGCCCCGCCAGAAGACATGGAGGAAGCCCAAGAGGTTCGACTGAGAGGCAAGAAGGTTGAAGGCGTGGACGTGAGACTGATGCCGCTACTCGAGGAATACATGATCTCCACAGCTGTAGGAAACGGTGATAATGGGGAGAGGGTCGAGCTCGGAGAGTTTCAAAGCCTTGATATGGAGGAAGTATTGGCATTTGGGGAAAAGGCATCCAAATCATGATTATAGAACGGTTTATGAATAATGAGGAATGCAAGCGCAGTTGTCTGACAACAGagtttcttattttctttgGTCAT
The window above is part of the Fusarium oxysporum f. sp. lycopersici 4287 chromosome 8, whole genome shotgun sequence genome. Proteins encoded here:
- a CDS encoding peptidyl-prolyl cis-trans isomerase-like 1, whose protein sequence is MTTNISLETTMGSLTLELYTTHAPKTCNNFTTLVRRGYYDNTIFHRIIPNFMIQGGDPTGTGRGGSSIYGEKFEDEIDPGLKHTGAGILSMANAGPNTNGSQFFITLAPTPWLDGKHTIFGRVKSGMSTVKRMGMVKTGSEDRPIEDIKIVKARVVEEEEEEV
- a CDS encoding hypothetical protein (At least one base has a quality score < 10); its protein translation is MAENATDPAALEGSFDALNSTLANGQNWLSSFAHIKDLSFVMLEVRLVLSAIGIIYLGAHAALRRPPSAQPAKKKKPGSKDDDEERFAQGLEPSDAIIFPLMAGAVLIGLYYLIQWLKDPDILNKILRWYMSTMSVASLVSIYSHGIEVVTSLAFPRYWRGRDGRLREADQKTRSVQVCDDAGNPDAAIPKTQNPFPGPFACLAFSEKIRKSGWELRGLLKRHWAIKLFIHGMGKEEGRIKFAHVVSLVMALATALIYSSTTSPLLSNMLGYAMCYGSIQLISPTDFLTSTLILVGLFFYDIIMVFYTPYMVTVATKLDVPIKLTFEAAERKSILGLGDIVIPGMVMALALRFDLWLHYDQKIKYESTDLKLIEKDPTSGALITRSETKHKEVKAKYVNVKGKWGDSLWTRGTFFIFGSQQLPPDLAAAHFRKTYFHASVIGYLLGMLVTLAMLLIFKRGQPALLYLVPGVLGSLWLTGLVRGQIKQMWKYTEDGSLDKIDVVVDLDGEGNAIKTLGKLEDGVVDTTKKDEKKDGEDKPKDKEDGKAKEGDKSESKEERHVFLLSVDAEPETE